The nucleotide window CAAAGCCAAACAACCCTTCCGTCCTCAGTGAAAGCCAGTTGCCATCCTCCTGACGCATCAGGAATTGCTCTGCCTCAAGCTTTGTCTGGCTGTAGTAATTTTTAGGCCCAAGCGGCGACTCCTCCGTGTACTCCACGCCCTCCAATCCCTCATAAAGCCAATCCGTGCTAAGGTGCAAAATTTTATATCCGTATTCTGGCTGCAGGCCAACAAGCCTGACAACGAGTCCTGCATTTGCCTTTTGCGCAAGCTCCCTCTCCTTTTCCATCTGGTCTGTTGACATGCCAGGCTTAATGGCGTTTATCACCATGCTTGGGCGAACTGTCGCAACAAGCTTTTCCAGGGCTTTCCAGTCAAGCACGTCAATGTTGCAAGTTGCATCTGGCGAGCTTCTTGCAACTGTGGCTACTTTGTATTTCAAGCCAAAAACTCTGCTTAAATGGAAGCCGGCAACCCCGCCTGCCCCAAGAACAAGTACTGTTATGCTAATCGCCCTTGTTTTTCAGCCAGGCCTTGTACCACTCAATGGCCTTTTTCAGACCCAAGTCAAAGTCGTGCGATGGCTTCCAGCCAAGCTTTGTCTTTGCTTTTTGGGCTGAAAGGTACTGCTCGGGTATCTCGTTGCTTGCCTGGTTGAGTATTACCGGCTGCAGGCCTGACTTCATGGCCTTTTTTACCTTGTCCACGACTTCAAGCACGCTTTGGGGCTGCTGGTAGCTGAAGTTGAACGCCTCCCCCTTTTCCCTGCCTTCAAGCAGGGCTGCTGCCAAAAGCAGGTTTGCATCAGAAATGTCCTCGACATAGACATAGTCGCGCACCATCTTGCCGTTGCTTCTGATAACTGGTCTTTGATTGAGAAGTATTGACTTGATTGTGCCTGGAACGATGCGGTTGAAGTTCAAGTCCCCGCCCCCAAAAATATTGCCGCACCTTGTGATTCCAACAGGCAATCCATATGTATGGAAATAACAGCTTGCAACCATGTCAGCGCAGGCCTTTGAAACGTCGTAGGGGTGGCTTGCGGCAAGCCTGTCATCCTCCTTGTAAGGAAGCCTGTTGCTCTCCCCATATGCCTTGTCGGTTGAGGCAACAACGACCGCTTGCAGAAGCCTGCTGTTTCTTGCAGCCTCAAGCACGTTCCAGGTGCCCTTGATGTTTGCCTCGAAAGTTGCAAGCGGCGACCTGTTTGCAGTCCCCACAATGGTCTGCGCGCCCAGGTGCAGGCAGACCTCAACCTCATACTCGTTCATCGCCCGCTCAACAAGCGAATAATCCTCAAGGCTGCCATTCACAATGCTGGCTTTTTTTTCAAGCCCTTCCATGTGAAAGTAGCAGCCAGGCACATGGTCCCTTTTTATTACAACCACGTTTGCCCCGCATGCTGCAAGCTTTTTTGCAACATGGCCGCCCAAAAGTCCCGTAGCCCCTGTTATAAGCACGTTTTTTTCCTTCCAGTCAATTGCCATCGAACCACTCACCAAAAGCCACGCGTCGCAGTCAGTTTTTGCAAGATTTCTC belongs to Candidatus Parvarchaeota archaeon and includes:
- a CDS encoding sugar nucleotide-binding protein, coding for MSITVLVLGAGGVAGFHLSRVFGLKYKVATVARSSPDATCNIDVLDWKALEKLVATVRPSMVINAIKPGMSTDQMEKERELAQKANAGLVVRLVGLQPEYGYKILHLSTDWLYEGLEGVEYTEESPLGPKNYYSQTKLEAEQFLMRQEDGNWLSLRTEGLFGFDLAGRNILMRLKNSDKMQLAADQFSQPISAHELACIALKLAQKDARGIYNVVGKDYLSRLEFGKRACKFFGFGTRLGELESTERAIKIPQFLRVSTAKVEAQVGPIKSLDWQFEDLAKELEGRI
- a CDS encoding NAD-dependent epimerase/dehydratase family protein, whose amino-acid sequence is MAIDWKEKNVLITGATGLLGGHVAKKLAACGANVVVIKRDHVPGCYFHMEGLEKKASIVNGSLEDYSLVERAMNEYEVEVCLHLGAQTIVGTANRSPLATFEANIKGTWNVLEAARNSRLLQAVVVASTDKAYGESNRLPYKEDDRLAASHPYDVSKACADMVASCYFHTYGLPVGITRCGNIFGGGDLNFNRIVPGTIKSILLNQRPVIRSNGKMVRDYVYVEDISDANLLLAAALLEGREKGEAFNFSYQQPQSVLEVVDKVKKAMKSGLQPVILNQASNEIPEQYLSAQKAKTKLGWKPSHDFDLGLKKAIEWYKAWLKNKGD